The nucleotide sequence GTGGGTGAGAGAGCGGTGCTGGCGAGAGGAAGAAAGAATCGGCGCGGCGCGTGAGGATGGCTTAGCGTTAGGTTACAGTagggggaaaaaaaaaagatgggcttaaataattattattaagaatgttatatatatatatatatatacagagatTGTATGCTGCGGTATCTTGCTGCGGCGTTTTTACGGCATTGCTATTGTGGCATTGCTATTGGGGCATTGCTATTGTGGCAGCCACGTAAACTAAGGCAGCCACGATTCCACGTCAACTAAAACCAAAACTCGGCCAAAACCAAAACTCTCCCGCCGCGACACTCCACAGAAAACCCTAGCCGCCCCGacctctcccctctccttctccaCTCTCCCGCCGCGACTACCCTCCTGCCCTAGCAGAAGCGAGTCGAGTCCCCGCGCGAAGAGAACCCCCGACCTCTCccccctccttctcctctcctgcCGCTCTGCCGCGCGAAGAGAACCCCCCGACCTCTCCCCCTCCTCCTCTCCTGGCGCGAGCCCTAGTAGAAATGAGTCGAGTCCCCTTTTGCCGCGCGAAGAGGCCTCTCCTGCCGCAAGCCCTAGCAGAAGCGCCTCTAAGTAGCTCTTTATTGGTAACTTTTCCAATATTTATGCGAACTGTAAATGAATTATCTCTGTTTGAGTCTAAGTAGGTCCTCTCCTATGAGTCCTAGCAGAAGCAATACAAGGTGACAACTCATTTCATCagaaaatattttcatattgACCAAAATtgtccttgattttttttttctcttgcttGCAAGCGTTATTTAAATTAGATCGTTCCCACATGAACAAATGCAGTGGTATTTTACATAACTTGGTTCCTTTCCTATAAGACAGAAACAGATTAGGTTAGCTTCGGTGCAGAATGAATTATGGTTTGCATGAGAAGGTtgaacctttttttttaaaaaaaatatataaatgttGAAAGTTTAAAATTGGACAACAACTTGTCTATTGAAGGagattatatattaaaaaaatattatttttattacataTTGTTCTAGTGAAAAAATATTTATCCTAGAATCATAACCATCGCCAACCGTTGATATATGGACAATCAAAATATACAAGCAATCAAGTCTATGGCGTTTAACTGCAAAGTGACAGCAAGGCAGTGAAACAATCATCAACCATAGCACTTCATCCAAATTATCTGAAAGAATGTGATAACGTTCCTGAACATTGAGTAGATTGATATCAATAAATGACAAGATTTTTTGAAGTCCAACAAGCATAAAGTTTAGGAAAATGCCATTGTACCTTCAGTATAACTGAGAGAATTTTATATGCTTTTTTCTGTAGTATCCCATCTTCATCCTATGATAAACAATAATTTACTTAAATCACATAGTTTTGAGAGAAACTTGGAAATGGTAATTATCAAGACTGTGTGGTACCTGGAAAGCAAGCTCAATAGCCTTGAGCAACGAGTAAATCTCGGTATCATCCAGTCCAGGCAGAAGTGAAGATGCCAAGTCACTTTCTTCATCATTTATTTTGACTGTATGTGCTATAAATACCTAACACCAATTACATGTAGTATTTTGTTTAATtcaacaaattttaatttttatattgaaTTAAGCAGGGTTGGTGCCATAGCTGGATTTCAATAATAAAATGGTGAgccatttgatttgattttagctTCCTATTTTAATTTCACAATCTGTATTATAAGAttagaatttatttttgaaatgtttatttattgtaATGTAGGGAAAAACATATGTGGTTTTTGTTGGACGGAATCCCGGTGTTTATGATAGTTGGAAAGAAACTCATACTCAAGTTATCAAATATAGCGGTGCATTGCATAGATCATATCTCAGTAAAGAGGAAGCATTTAGAGCTTTTAATTCATACAAGGAGAAACAACATGGTTTCTTTGCCCCTACTGTCCAAAAATGTTCAAGCTCAACTTTGGGTTCAACTTCAACTGCATCCTCAAGTTCTAGTGAAAAAATGAAGCAGACTGAAGAACTAGCGAAGTTGATAAAAAGTCAGCTAGATTTAGCTGATGAATATCGTCGTAATGCAGCTAAGATCACCGAGATGTGtgaagagataaaaaaaaatggaCTCTGTTCATATTAGTGATTAATCGGTAGACTTCTTTATTTAGTTGGATAAATGTATTTTATGTTAGACTTTTTTATTAAGTTGGATGAATGTATTTGACAGGAGACTTTTTTATTTAGTTGAATGAATGTATTTGACAGAGTTGAATGAATGTATGTATTTGACATAATTTCCCCGTACATTGCCAAGAACCATTATGACCATATGACCAAAAGACAATCATATATTATCCAAAGTTTTTGTTTTGTGTATATAGCAGCTCCAGAACCATTATGACCATCAAATAGCTGAAAAGTAAACAGAAGTATCAAGTTAATAAATATTCTGCAAGATCACAGAAAATtggagttagaaaatgtgtttgCTAAAACAGAGCAATTGAATGTGACATTGCCGCTGAAACTTGCCAAGATGAGATAACGAATAGTATTCAGTTTTGTGTAGCTTGCATTATGGATCTGGACTTTATAGATTAGCATTGTTGCTCCAAAATTTGGAAGGTAAATTGCACAGAAGTAACTCTTCCTGATTCCAATCAGTGCAGCAAGGATTTGAAGAGTTGCTTCTGGTAGATAATTTGCACAGAAGTAACTCTTCTTGATTCCAACAAGTGGATATAAGGAATTGAACAACTGTTGTCCAAGTACTACCTTGAGTCTCTTGACCAAGTGGCATTCAGATTACAATTATCTTGTTTGTCAAAGTTTCTCACCTTACTATCCTATGGGCCTCACTAGTTGGAGACATTAAACTAATATCTAAACACTTGGAATAAAGCAACGCATGCTTCAGGATACAGAAATTGTAACACTGTCAAAAAAAGATTTTCCAACATTAATCATGTAGAATCTGACCACATTAATGCAGAATCACACAAGTATTATGTATTTTAAGCTACCATGTTTGTGCCGTTAAATAGATAAATAGGTACAATCAAACATTTCCAACATTGTACATCTTTCTTACACGAAATAAAATAGGTACAATCAGACATCCAGCCTTAAATCTAAACAAAATCAGCATCCCATTACAGCACAGTTGAAAACGTCTCAAGATTGCATAATGACAAACGTCTCAGTTGAAATCAGCATCCCATGCCTGTAAAAATCAGGACAAATAAAGGATGGAGTTAAGTATGAAATAGATAAATAAACAGACAATCATTTAGTGCAATTTTAAATTCAACATGAATCCAAGATAGCTTGTAAATTAATGGATTACTTCTGGTTATTCATCACCAACACAAATCTCAAAATCAAAAATAGGAAAAGAATTAACCatcagtatttttttattatcattttactAGTATTACCATTGCATTGGGGATACTGAGATCAAAACAACACATTACTTTACAAGTCAAAAGTGGGCATGATTGTTTTTTTCAGTACAAGGACTAAATTTATTGGTACAAACTAAGAGATAGAGTTATTTTAGTTGGAAAATCAATGGATAAACTCAATATAAGAGGATGAACAAGTGGGCTAGAGTGTGTTGgatacaaataataataataataaaacgcCAATGAGCACATATGGATAAACTTTATACAATCCAACTTCAACAGCCATCTCGCCGTCCACAATCATGTCCCCATTGGACAACGACGCATCTCCCTAACTCTGCAACTGACACTACAAATTTTATGCTATGCTGGATAAAGCACTCACCAGTAGCATTCAAAACCATGGCATGGGAACCTAGCATTTTCTTATATAAAGAGATGAGATTACTAAAAATTATAATTGGGATCAAGAATGTCttcaaatctttgaaaatgaaggTGTTATGAAAGATGAACAGAAAATTCGATGCCAAATGGACTTTCAAATAAAAAACCAAGGAAAatcaattttgatgtttgatttggACAAACTGCAAAACAATTCAATGAAAACTGAATACTGCAAAAATGAATAAATCATATTTAGATGATGTTAAAATAACATATTTCCCTATATTTCCTAACAATATAAGAGTGGAATGCCAGGGGAAATCATAATGAAGTTACTTCATGAAGAGACATAATTAAGCTAATATACAATAGTAATATATGAATTGTGGAAGATATTAAACCACAAAGAAATGCACTAAAGATATCAAACATAcaaagaaatgcactaaaccAATCAAACATACAAACAAAGAAAATAGATATACCAACCATAGATAATTACAACATCTTAGCGCATGTTATTAGAACCTgtaacaataaagataatttattaagtttattctctcaataaacaataaaccactataatttaaaaaattaaaactttaatagTACCGGCTATATATCCCAAATCCAGTTCATATGTGTCGTCAAGACTGATATGATTATTATCTTCAATTGATCTGATAATTGGCACATTGTCATatacaaaagataataaaataaatttatttgcaAGAAAAATTGAATCGACACATACCCTTGTTGCAAATTGGGACAGttacgcttgtcatgtgacactcctCGAAGTCCGCATCCACGACAAAGCCTAgaatttgatgttgatttctcctttgatgattttaatctctttccacatcccttagttcttactacagaaggatcaataatactaAGAGTCTCATCCATTGaatttttttctttgacttctatcactgcatgttgtattaatggacatctcttgaattttgttgTAGATACAATCAAATTGTTCCTCCAAGAAGGTTGTTCTCTCAttactcaaagatgcatcatcaactaacactgaagctttataggataacctcgagtgcctcgacatcaaatatctttctgaatctggatcatcaatgaCATTTTGCTCTCCTAAAGCATACattgctccaacttttgcatATCGCgcccatcgtttgagtatatacatatcaggcaaatgaaacacttggttgacacgaaaaaaagctaacatatgtctacatggaatgccctcaaactcaaattttctgcagctacacgatatgtaatccctttgtttgtcatgcatgagcactcttgattttgaggaagaggaactttgaaatttcatcacgtGGTAAACCGCTGAGACAACTTCTGTAAAtgtttgttgcacataataactatgactctcgatcatttcactttgaaactccagccatttcttttttatgtacaGCTTAACCATTTGACTTTCCATTGGCCAGGTCGTATTAACTTTGGGattctcattcatatcaatatggtccgcaactaactcgttgtgtctttggtgtctcagtgctctattaaaacgtgtgataaaatccattaatgagttcttatttgagacatatttcttgaaaaatgcatgtgatccttcagatctttggctacttgacattcccgcagaaaatacatgactaaaatatgctGGCACCCATCTAtgtcgcaattcatacatcaaggacAACCAATCATTCTTCTCTAAGTTAGCTTCcttgatagtctcttcccatgacttctcaaaatcatcaggtgttgtagaatttgcaatgatgttctttatgctgTGATAATGGTTTCGAAAACTTAAAGGGTCTAATTTTTCTGGGAATTTGTTCAATATGTGTcataaacaatatcgatgcactgtttgaggcAAAACCTGTGTAATAGCTTTTGTCATTGCAGGATCCTGACCagtgatgataatgtttggtgcacctttaggcatggcttctaagaactttgtaagcaaccaaacaaaagattcagttttctcatcactaagaaacccacaaccaaaaagaattgtctgatgatgatgattaactcctacaaatggtgccaaaatcaaaccatatttgttggtgttataagttgtatcaaatacaatagcatcaccaaatacactatatgcccttcttgatacatgatcagcccaaaagcacctactaaatctgttatctgaatcagtctcgtaGGCAAAGAAAAAAGCTGAATTCTTCTCCTGCTCAGATGTAAAAAAACTCGATAagtgtttcagcatcaatacccttttgttcatcccttagatttctctcaaagtttctaatatcagtTTCTGTACAACCTACCCGTTCAgggcctccatactctatctccaataaacgaatttgttgacaagttggtacattggcctctgaaaattattttgtcaatGCTTTTTTGGCTGCAGAAACACTACGATGTGAGCgaagcaaatgcacctttgatggagttgAGAGCGGATGATTATGAGCTTCTATAAAGTTACAGATAATCCAATCGGGTCCCATCTGtttcttgacaaatgcaatatttgCCTTACAACCCGTTCTATCTGtgccacgtgctctttcccttaTTTGTTGATCAGGGTTTGGATGTTTATTGTGTCGCATTAGATctgtatgtccttctttaaagcatacaatttgtttccatgtgacttcatttgtcattttgtttttcctgctcgtgctattccttgaactaaatccggcttctcgtgcatattggttatagaacgaatatgcatcctctaaagatgagaattccattccaatttttggctttcgatcatctgcaacttggggaatgaattccttatcatcaactctattttcttccatttctagaCGCCCTCGCATTATATTtgacaatagataaataaataaaaactgtttaaattaacagaataaaacaaaggTGATTCTGATATAGACACAACATCAAATCATAAACAGGATATAAATAAAAACTGTTCCaattaacagaataaaacaaaagTGATTCTAATATAGTAGATGCATGATTTCCTAACGGAACATCAGCTAAGTTAAACATGGAATTGAATGTCAAAAATACAACTATAAGTTAAATATAGTACTGTTTAGGTTTCTAGTACTTGAATCTCAAGTTAAATGTTACCTCTCCCATTAGTGACATGACAGAAACAGATGCAATAAGTATTCACACACAATTGTTCTTTAGTTAAATCTATACAACCCAAATTGTGCCCAGGTTCATCTTACTGACTTCATGGGCTGTGCCTAGCATGGCCCCTGACTGCCTGTGCCGTGCTTCATCTGGAATGACACAGAAATGAACCAAAGAGAAATCTTTGATGGAATTACCATCAATACATCATTACAACTCGTAACTGATTATCCTTTGTTTTGCTTTTCTACATACTGTTTATTAAAGGAGCAGAGCAAATTTTCATATTGACTGTGTCCCTTGGCTCTATAAATGAAGTATTCAAATACCATAAAGTGATTATTTGAACGAGATTGGAAAGATATTAACATTTCTAATGTGAATTGCAGATAGAACTGATTTGTCTGTTAAATGCAAGCAATAATCAACATTTTCTTTCATTATAGAAACCTTAACGAAATACAAAAAGAGAGAACATTAGAGAGCAATAAAGACCTACTTAGACTCAAACAAAGATAATTCATTTACAGTTCACATAAATATTGGAAAAGTTACCAATAAAGAGCTACTTAGAGGTGCTTCTGCTAGGGCTTGCGGCAGGAGAGGCCTCTTCGCGCGGCAGAAGGGGACTCGACTCGCTTCTGCTAGGGCTCACGCCAGGAGAGGAGGAGGGGGAGAGGTCGGGGGGTTCTCTTCGCGCGGCAGAGCGgcaggagaggagaaggagg is from Zingiber officinale cultivar Zhangliang chromosome 7B, Zo_v1.1, whole genome shotgun sequence and encodes:
- the LOC122005624 gene encoding uncharacterized protein LOC122005624, with protein sequence MSRVPFCRAKRPLLPQALAEAPLSSSLLGWCHSWISIIKWEKHMWFLLDGIPVFMIVGKKLILKLSNIAVHCIDHISVKRKHLELLIHTRRNNMVSLPLLSKNVQAQLWVQLQLHPQVLVKK